The proteins below are encoded in one region of Triticum aestivum cultivar Chinese Spring chromosome 1B, IWGSC CS RefSeq v2.1, whole genome shotgun sequence:
- the LOC123092680 gene encoding uncharacterized protein: protein MARARTAMGRCLRRRRPRASRRDDRISALPDDLLLSVLRRLDIRTALGTAALSKRWARLNRELPVLNFSVEGMLPPRYHRWVQLCRGIGEAIFFQYERHAMTRELMPNITRYEHRAMRALTRSVESFLGTVARRRRVNRLRVEFFVTHNTGCLNQLIAEAVDAWGVDDLEAVAKPIYNQPGAVHTFGSHGLCKEPSAARLQSLKLGGCVLPPLHEYGALTTLVLQDIPDSTPEAAYEGVFTSCLQLQVLHLISCRCSGGRGVVVDAPMSKIRELVVDRCRFRRIRLRALPSLESLASEGIIVHLEESTSFPCLRKYNLTLCLGMTMQGFRQALAQHLKIEPETFLRRMPGITSLILRLTGPDRWIVPSSPPSPPLLPNLRRLLVADVPSSWDVSWPRLLLETAPSLKTLHVHIAACIEEKPGDEIPWRPTMVRHHHHLEEFVMVGYEGTKRQAYFVKFLMGACTVLRHVTMLRNGHARNKGHWDWELVTHQHLWTDEEKDDTLKHIMDGVSSSAAQVQLVLG, encoded by the coding sequence ATGGCCAGGGCCAGGACCGCGATGGGTCGatgccttcgccgccgccggccgcgggcgTCCCGCCGCGACGACCGGATCAGCGCCCTCCCCGACGATCTCCTCCTTTCGGTCCTACGCCGCCTCGACATCCGGACGGCGCTCGGCACCGCCGCCCTCTCCAAGCGCTGGGCCCGCCTCAACCGTGAGCTCCCAGTCCTCAACTTCAGTGTCGAGGGCATGCTCCCGCCGCGCTACCACCGATGGGTCCAGCTCTGCCGCGGCATCGGGGAAGCTATTTTTTTCCAGTACGAAAGGCACGCAATGACACGGGAGCTCATGCCCAATATCACAAGGTACGAGCACCGGGCCATGCGCGCCCTGACCAGGTCCGTCGAGAGCTTCTTGGGCACCGTCGCTCGCCGGAGGAGGGTCAATAGGCTCAGGGTGGAGTTCTTCGTCACCCACAACACCGGCTGCCTGAACCAGCTCATCGCGGAGGCCGTCGACGCTTGGGGGGTGGACGACCTCGAAGCTGTTGCCAAGCCAATCTACAATCAACCAGGAGCAGTCCACACCTTTGGCAGCCATGGCCTGTGCAAGGAACCCAGCGCGGCACGCCTGCAAAGCCTCAAGCTTGGAGGCTGCGTGCTCCCGCCGTTGCACGAGTACGGCGCGCTCACCACGCTCGTCCTGCAAGACATACCGGATTCGACGCCCGAGGCAGCCTACGAGGGCGTCTTCACCTCGTGCCTGCAGCTGCAGGTGCTGCACCTCATCTCCTGCAGGTGCAGCGGGGGCAGGGGCGTGGTCGTGGACGCCCCCATGTCGAAGATCAGGGAGCTCGTCGTGGACAGGTGCAGGTTCAGACGGATACGCCTGAGGGCTCTTCCTAGCCTCGAGAGCCTTGCCTCCGAGGGAATCATAGTGCACTTGGAGGAGTCCACCTCGTTTCCCTGTCTCAGGAAATATAACCTCACCTTGTGCCTCGGTATGACAATGCAAGGATTTCGCCAAGCTCTAGCGCAGCACCTGAAGATAGAGCCTGAAACGTTTCTTCGACGCATGCCGGGCATAACCAGCCTGATTCTCAGGCTCACTGGGCCTGACAGATGGATCGTGCCGTCGAGCCCCCCATCGCCGCCGTTGTTACCGAACCTGAGGAGGCTGCTGGTCGCCGATGTGCCTTCATCCTGGGATGTCTCGTGGCCCCGTCTCCTCCTCGAGACGGCGCCTTCCCTGAAGACCCTCCACGTCCACATCGCAGCTTGCATAGAAGAGAAGCCCGGTGATGAGATACCCTGGCGACCCACCATGGTTCGGCACCATCATCACTTGGAGGAGTTTGTGATGGTTGGTTATGAGGGAACAAAGAGGCAGGCCTACTTCGTCAAGTTTCTCATGGGAGCGTGCACGGTGTTGCGCCATGTCACAATGTTAAGGAACGGGCATGCTCGGAACAAAGGGCACTGGGACTGGGAGTTGGTGACACATCAACATTTGTGGACCGACGAGGAGAAGGACGACACACTGAAGCACATCATGGATGGGGTTTCTTCCTCGGCTGCCCAAGTTCAACTAGTTTTAGGCTGA